In Candidatus Paceibacterota bacterium, the following proteins share a genomic window:
- the secG gene encoding preprotein translocase subunit SecG, which translates to MTALISALPYIQIILAILIIALVLMQRSEAGVGGSFGGGDNWNSAHHTRRGFEKFLFNATIIVGILFAIASLSALFLR; encoded by the coding sequence ATGACAGCTTTGATTTCAGCTTTACCTTATATACAAATCATCTTGGCGATATTAATCATCGCCCTTGTTTTGATGCAAAGATCAGAAGCTGGTGTCGGTGGCTCTTTCGGAGGTGGAGATAATTGGAATTCTGCACATCACACAAGAAGAGGTTTTGAAAAATTCTTGTTCAATGCAACAATAATCGTTGGTATTCTTTTTGCTATAGCCTCTCTTTCAGCGTTATTCCTCAGATAA
- a CDS encoding ribonuclease J, with protein sequence MNKEENKNYVRKSSTPFVAGTGFVARTNIKPASTPYIAGGESLTKPTEKKGVVFVRKPHVTNAGPRHASVSNHNKHSRTSRGGHSYGRNRDQKKNGIMRKVTSDGSKKFDHVIPPLKDGDIRIVPLGGVEEIGKNMTVIEYKDEIIVIDAGIQFKTEDTPGIDYMLPNTKYLEARKGKIKGLVITHGHLDHIGGIPYIIESLGNPPIYTREFGALLIKKRMDEFPHLPALNIKIIDKNTDFFPITKDLRIKFFGITHSIPDSTGVIIETPYGDIVNTGDVRVDNENGVVAEKEFEQYAFFKNRKVLLLTMDSTGIEKPGWTISEDKVIKNIEEIVKNVTGRIIIATFASQVERVIEFINMAERHGKKVVIEGRSMKNNVEVIKFLKLADTKHIINVEDIQNYPPHKLMFLATGAQGEEFAALMRMSNNTHKYIKLNKTDTIILSSSIVPGNEMAVTSLKDNLFRHDSKIITYYDTDVHAGGHGKRAELEWIHKQIKYKFFMPVHGHHFMLKMHAELSASVGTPRENIVVPDNGSIVEITDGGTKIRVLKEKAPAGIVMVDGFSIGDVQEVVIRDRQMLAQDGMFVIIASVDTATGKLRKSPDIISRGFVYLRESQDLLKHARFLIKKTVEENAHGNPINFDYIKDQVTDNISRYLFQQTAKKPMVIPVIIGV encoded by the coding sequence ATGAACAAAGAAGAAAATAAAAACTATGTAAGAAAATCCAGCACGCCTTTTGTGGCGGGGACTGGCTTTGTAGCTCGCACGAATATAAAACCGGCATCCACTCCCTATATAGCTGGAGGAGAAAGTCTAACTAAACCCACAGAGAAAAAAGGTGTGGTATTTGTCAGAAAACCCCATGTGACAAATGCTGGTCCTAGACACGCAAGTGTTAGTAATCATAATAAGCACTCACGAACTAGCAGAGGTGGGCATTCTTATGGTAGAAACAGAGATCAAAAGAAAAACGGGATAATGAGAAAGGTTACTTCAGACGGAAGCAAAAAGTTTGATCATGTCATACCACCGCTCAAAGACGGAGATATAAGAATAGTCCCCCTTGGAGGCGTGGAAGAAATCGGCAAAAATATGACTGTTATAGAATACAAGGACGAAATAATAGTAATAGACGCCGGAATTCAATTTAAAACAGAAGACACTCCTGGTATAGACTATATGTTGCCAAATACAAAATATCTCGAGGCCAGGAAAGGTAAAATAAAGGGCCTTGTGATTACTCACGGACATTTGGATCATATTGGAGGTATTCCTTATATTATAGAATCACTTGGAAATCCTCCTATATACACGAGAGAGTTCGGTGCTCTGCTTATCAAGAAGAGAATGGATGAATTTCCTCATCTGCCGGCGCTGAATATTAAAATAATAGACAAAAACACAGACTTCTTCCCTATTACAAAAGATCTTAGGATAAAATTCTTTGGTATTACTCATTCGATTCCAGATTCAACTGGTGTAATCATCGAGACTCCGTATGGAGATATTGTAAACACAGGAGATGTAAGAGTAGACAATGAAAACGGAGTGGTAGCAGAAAAAGAATTTGAACAATATGCTTTCTTTAAAAACAGAAAAGTACTCTTGCTAACTATGGATTCGACAGGTATAGAGAAACCCGGATGGACTATATCGGAAGATAAGGTTATAAAAAACATAGAAGAGATTGTTAAAAATGTTACAGGGAGAATTATTATCGCCACTTTTGCTTCACAGGTAGAAAGAGTTATTGAATTTATAAATATGGCCGAGAGACACGGGAAGAAAGTTGTAATCGAAGGCCGTAGTATGAAAAACAATGTCGAGGTTATCAAATTCCTTAAACTCGCCGATACAAAACATATAATCAATGTAGAAGATATACAAAATTATCCGCCACATAAACTTATGTTCCTAGCGACAGGCGCTCAAGGTGAAGAGTTTGCAGCACTTATGAGAATGTCAAACAATACTCATAAATATATCAAGCTCAACAAAACCGATACCATAATATTATCTTCTTCTATAGTGCCCGGTAATGAAATGGCTGTTACCTCACTTAAGGACAATCTATTCAGACACGATTCAAAAATAATCACCTACTATGACACGGACGTACACGCCGGAGGACACGGCAAAAGAGCCGAGCTTGAGTGGATACACAAGCAAATCAAATATAAATTCTTCATGCCAGTACACGGACATCATTTCATGCTCAAAATGCATGCCGAACTTTCTGCTTCTGTAGGGACGCCAAGAGAAAATATTGTGGTGCCTGACAATGGCAGTATTGTGGAAATCACCGATGGTGGGACAAAAATAAGGGTATTGAAGGAAAAGGCTCCTGCTGGGATTGTTATGGTAGATGGATTCTCCATTGGAGATGTTCAGGAGGTTGTCATTCGCGACAGGCAAATGCTTGCCCAAGATGGAATGTTTGTAATCATTGCAAGCGTAGACACAGCCACAGGAAAACTCCGTAAATCTCCAGATATTATCTCCAGAGGCTTCGTGTACTTGAGAGAATCACAAGATTTACTCAAGCACGCCAGATTCTTGATTAAAAAGACAGTTGAAGAAAATGCTCATGGTAATCCGATTAACTTTGATTATATTAAGGATCAGGTTACAGATAATATCAGCAGATATCTTTTCCAGCAGACAGCAAAAAAACCAA
- a CDS encoding ABC transporter substrate-binding protein — translation MKEKIKKILNKKWALPGDSVVSKTLQSFSIAEKVFFFTLVTIFITSSLIILKQANDGLTIDVPANGGYLKEGIVGSPRFVNPVLAVSDVDKDLTTLVYSGLLKADPNDGLRTDLAKGYEVSSDGLEYTFTLRDDVYFQDGIKVTADDVEFTIKTIQDSLIKSPKRPNFYDIKIEKIADNQIKFTLKKPYSPFLENLTVGILPKHLWGNLDADQFPLSQYNVEPVGSGPYKVSKMQTLQKNMLLVPTYYEFTPFKNYALGKPFIDKLIINFYRDEKSLIDAYNNGDVEAINSVSPDKMTNIKRQTNANVEISPLPRVFAVFFNQNQSEVLSNKEVRQALNITVDRQKIVDEVLNGYGQALFGPIPKGLIDGGNQPAIGVDFDTASSTLAKAGWKKNTETGILEKKIDKKKTLQLIISISTLNSPDLVKASEIIKEGWEKLGAKVDIKQFELGDLQQNIIRPRKFEALLYGEAVGRDMDFFAFWHSSQRNDPGINVAMYTNSKVDSLLEEARKTLDPEVRNKDYKTFEVEISKDIPAIFLYSPEFIYIAPGKVKDNSLGLVTLPFERFLNINSWYIETNKIWKIFE, via the coding sequence GTGAAAGAAAAAATAAAAAAAATCCTAAATAAAAAATGGGCTCTCCCAGGAGACAGTGTTGTTTCTAAAACGCTTCAGTCTTTTAGTATAGCTGAAAAGGTTTTCTTTTTTACATTGGTCACTATTTTTATAACATCTAGCCTCATAATACTCAAACAAGCTAACGATGGTCTCACGATAGACGTTCCAGCAAATGGAGGATACTTAAAAGAAGGTATTGTAGGATCTCCGAGATTTGTAAATCCAGTACTTGCTGTATCAGACGTAGATAAAGATCTCACAACCTTGGTATATTCTGGTCTTTTGAAAGCAGATCCAAATGATGGGCTAAGAACAGACCTTGCAAAAGGATATGAAGTTTCTAGCGATGGACTCGAGTACACATTTACTTTAAGAGATGACGTATATTTCCAAGATGGTATAAAAGTCACGGCTGATGATGTAGAGTTTACTATAAAGACAATCCAGGACAGCTTGATAAAGAGTCCTAAGAGGCCAAATTTTTACGATATAAAGATAGAAAAGATTGCTGACAATCAGATAAAATTCACTCTCAAGAAACCATACTCTCCTTTCTTAGAGAATCTTACTGTAGGTATCTTACCAAAACATCTTTGGGGTAACTTAGATGCTGATCAGTTCCCCCTTAGCCAATACAATGTAGAACCAGTAGGTTCTGGGCCATACAAGGTAAGTAAAATGCAGACATTGCAAAAAAATATGTTACTCGTGCCGACATATTATGAGTTTACACCTTTTAAGAATTATGCTTTGGGTAAGCCTTTTATAGATAAACTCATAATAAATTTCTATAGAGATGAAAAATCTCTTATAGACGCATACAACAACGGCGATGTGGAAGCGATAAATTCTGTTTCCCCTGACAAGATGACAAATATTAAAAGACAGACCAATGCAAATGTAGAGATTTCACCTCTCCCAAGAGTTTTTGCTGTCTTTTTCAATCAAAATCAGTCGGAAGTGTTGTCAAATAAAGAGGTCCGTCAGGCTCTAAATATAACAGTAGACAGACAAAAGATTGTAGATGAGGTTTTAAATGGTTATGGGCAAGCCCTCTTTGGTCCAATACCTAAGGGTCTTATAGACGGAGGTAATCAACCCGCAATCGGTGTGGATTTTGATACTGCTTCAAGTACGCTGGCTAAAGCAGGCTGGAAGAAAAATACCGAGACTGGGATTTTAGAGAAAAAGATAGATAAAAAGAAGACTCTCCAGCTTATAATTTCTATATCTACGCTTAATTCTCCAGATTTAGTGAAAGCATCAGAAATAATAAAAGAAGGCTGGGAAAAACTTGGAGCCAAAGTAGATATAAAACAATTTGAACTCGGTGATCTCCAGCAAAATATTATAAGGCCAAGAAAATTTGAAGCATTACTTTATGGTGAAGCGGTAGGTAGAGATATGGATTTCTTCGCTTTTTGGCATTCTTCTCAAAGAAATGATCCTGGTATCAATGTAGCAATGTACACAAATAGCAAAGTAGACAGTCTTCTTGAAGAAGCTAGAAAAACTCTCGACCCAGAAGTACGAAACAAAGACTATAAAACTTTCGAAGTAGAGATCTCGAAAGATATACCAGCGATATTTTTGTACTCCCCTGAATTTATATATATAGCCCCAGGAAAAGTAAAAGACAATTCGCTCGGACTTGTCACCTTGCCTTTTGAGAGATTTTTAAATATCAATAGTTGGTATATAGAAACAAATAAAATCTGGAAAATATTTGAGTAA